A portion of the Clostridium gelidum genome contains these proteins:
- a CDS encoding sigma-54-dependent Fis family transcriptional regulator has protein sequence MENKRILVENSHKRSEGYGVEKKSSYSKKILLGEELEKIIINNKELIEVSKLYIDMIFSAVMDNEFIIVLTDNKGCILYIKGGEENSQKLDCVNLNVGAYMDEENIGTNAMGTAINEDKCVQITASEHYIEGLQGLTCSAAPIHNTSGDIIGTLNLTGRSNMKHPHTLGLVVFGVKAIENELDNKKINDILTQTYNYMESVIDNSDKGIMIINKEGKIININKFGAEIFNKDKDDLLKEEVSYILPDLGNIFKDLDTDNSNIIKEVKLRHTSTYKTKLVFKGIRHKEKIIGMVVTMNNEKEEKDVKDPTGAFLTFNDIIGESVAITNVITNCKIIANSPSTVLIQGESGTGKEVIAQAMHNYSLRRGSKFVAINCGAIPANLIESELFGYEDGTFTGGKKGGKLGKFEIASGGTLFLDEIGEMPLEMQVNLLRVLQDGRVTRLGGDTEIPVDVRVIAATNKKLKEQVKKGNFREDLYYRLCVIPIMLPPLRERNGDVEKLIEYFLRIKSFKLNKVMPEIKEDLYNGLLSYDWPGNIRQLENYIENIVNLDGNISFDLWEDCDEKIDKVIHKDAMQANYYENYEVKKDTFNLQELECEAINEAIKSCNYNMTKVAKALGISRNTLYLKIKKYKIEV, from the coding sequence ATGGAAAACAAAAGAATATTAGTTGAAAATTCCCATAAGAGAAGTGAAGGTTATGGAGTTGAAAAAAAATCAAGTTATTCAAAGAAGATTCTGTTAGGAGAAGAATTAGAAAAGATAATAATTAATAATAAAGAGTTAATAGAAGTATCTAAGTTATACATTGATATGATTTTTTCAGCTGTTATGGATAATGAATTTATTATAGTATTAACAGATAATAAAGGATGTATTTTATATATAAAGGGAGGAGAAGAAAATAGTCAAAAACTAGATTGTGTTAATCTTAATGTTGGAGCTTATATGGATGAAGAAAATATAGGTACTAATGCAATGGGAACTGCTATTAATGAAGATAAATGTGTTCAAATAACTGCCAGTGAACATTATATAGAAGGTCTTCAAGGGTTAACATGTTCAGCTGCACCTATTCACAATACAAGTGGAGATATTATAGGAACTTTAAATTTAACTGGTAGAAGTAATATGAAACATCCACATACCTTGGGACTCGTAGTTTTTGGAGTAAAGGCAATTGAAAATGAATTGGATAACAAAAAAATAAATGATATATTAACTCAAACTTATAATTATATGGAAAGTGTTATAGATAATTCTGATAAGGGTATCATGATTATAAATAAAGAAGGAAAAATAATTAATATTAATAAATTTGGTGCAGAAATATTTAATAAAGATAAGGATGATTTATTAAAGGAAGAAGTAAGTTATATTTTACCTGATTTGGGGAACATATTTAAGGATTTAGATACAGATAATAGTAATATTATTAAAGAAGTGAAACTTAGACACACAAGTACATATAAAACTAAATTAGTTTTTAAGGGAATTAGACATAAGGAAAAGATAATTGGAATGGTTGTAACTATGAACAATGAAAAAGAAGAAAAAGATGTAAAGGACCCAACAGGAGCTTTTTTAACTTTTAATGATATTATAGGAGAAAGTGTAGCCATTACTAATGTAATAACAAATTGTAAAATTATTGCTAATAGTCCATCGACTGTTTTAATTCAAGGGGAAAGTGGAACAGGTAAGGAAGTTATAGCACAAGCTATGCATAATTATAGCTTAAGAAGAGGTAGTAAATTTGTAGCAATAAATTGTGGGGCGATACCTGCTAATTTAATAGAAAGTGAATTATTTGGATATGAAGATGGGACATTTACTGGTGGGAAAAAAGGTGGAAAGTTGGGGAAATTTGAAATTGCCAGTGGTGGAACTTTATTTTTAGATGAGATAGGTGAAATGCCACTGGAGATGCAAGTTAATTTACTTAGAGTACTTCAAGATGGTAGAGTAACCAGGCTTGGGGGAGATACAGAGATTCCTGTAGATGTTAGGGTAATTGCAGCCACAAACAAAAAGTTAAAAGAACAAGTTAAAAAAGGGAATTTTAGAGAAGATTTATATTATAGATTATGTGTTATTCCAATAATGCTACCACCTTTAAGAGAGAGAAATGGTGATGTAGAAAAACTTATAGAATATTTTTTGAGAATAAAATCTTTTAAGTTAAATAAGGTAATGCCAGAGATTAAAGAAGATTTATATAACGGCTTATTATCATATGATTGGCCAGGAAATATTAGACAGTTAGAAAATTATATAGAAAATATAGTTAATTTAGATGGAAATATATCATTTGATTTATGGGAAGATTGTGATGAGAAAATAGATAAAGTCATCCATAAGGATGCTATGCAGGCAAATTATTATGAAAATTATGAAGTTAAAAAAGATACTTTTAATTTGCAAGAATTAGAATGTGAAGCAATTAATGAAGCTATAAAGTCATGTAATTATAATATGACCAAAGTAGCAAAGGCTCTAGGAATAAGTAGAAACACATTATATTTAAAAATAAAGAAGTATAAAATAGAAGTGTAA
- a CDS encoding alpha/beta-type small acid-soluble spore protein, giving the protein MSKRPLVPEARKELNKLKNEFANDIGIEFNDNYEGNKTSKLNGHIGGAIGGLMTKKMVEEFEKKLIDK; this is encoded by the coding sequence ATGAGTAAAAGACCTTTAGTTCCAGAAGCAAGAAAAGAACTTAATAAATTAAAAAATGAATTTGCAAATGATATTGGTATAGAATTTAATGATAACTATGAGGGAAATAAAACATCAAAATTAAATGGACATATTGGTGGCGCAATTGGTGGATTAATGACTAAAAAGATGGTAGAAGAATTTGAAAAAAAATTAATTGATAAGTAA
- a CDS encoding P-II family nitrogen regulator, with amino-acid sequence MNDKITKVDIITSQGKLEPLIDELNKIGITGMTVSNVSGCGVQKGHTEYYRGTPVDIKLLPKVKIEIVIANVPLDSVIETVKEVLHTGQMGDGKIFIYDVSNVIRISNGVEGKDAL; translated from the coding sequence ATGAATGATAAAATAACTAAAGTAGATATTATAACATCTCAAGGAAAACTTGAACCTTTAATAGATGAATTGAATAAGATTGGAATTACAGGTATGACCGTTTCTAATGTTTCAGGTTGCGGAGTACAAAAGGGTCACACAGAATATTACCGTGGAACACCTGTAGACATTAAGTTATTACCAAAGGTAAAAATAGAAATTGTAATTGCTAATGTACCTTTAGACTCAGTAATAGAAACTGTAAAAGAAGTGTTGCATACTGGTCAAATGGGTGACGGAAAAATTTTTATTTATGATGTATCTAATGTTATACGCATAAGTAATGGAGTCGAAGGAAAAGATGCTCTTTAA
- a CDS encoding hemolysin family protein, protein MKSEIINLAAIIILILINAYFVAIEFAIVQIRSSKIDTLIEKDKRAIKCKIVKDNLNSYLSSTQLGITVVGLLLGWLGEPTISKIIEPMLDMVALNDSVKHSISLIFAFALITLLEVVFGELVPKAIALAETEKCNLALDSSLVLFHKLTYPITVTFDKLTELCLKPFGIEPVNEAQEIYTKGELEMIVNQSIEDKADQLLLANAFQFASSKARDIMIHRKKMVCIDVNATQEQVINIITSNGYTRYPVIDEDKDNIVGFVHVRDIYRDIVSDNKLDLKSCIREVNSFTETMHIKNIFKRLKDKREQFAIVVDEYGGTSGLLTLEDIIEEIVGDIHDEFDHENI, encoded by the coding sequence ATGAAATCAGAAATAATAAATTTAGCAGCAATAATAATTTTAATTCTAATTAATGCTTACTTTGTAGCCATAGAGTTTGCAATAGTACAAATAAGGTCATCAAAAATAGATACTTTAATAGAAAAAGACAAAAGAGCAATTAAGTGTAAAATAGTTAAAGACAACTTAAACTCTTATTTATCTTCAACTCAATTAGGAATTACTGTTGTTGGTTTATTATTAGGTTGGTTAGGTGAGCCAACTATATCAAAAATAATAGAACCGATGCTAGATATGGTAGCTTTAAATGATAGTGTTAAGCATAGTATTTCTTTAATATTTGCATTTGCTTTAATTACTTTACTTGAAGTTGTATTTGGAGAGCTTGTTCCAAAGGCTATTGCACTAGCTGAAACAGAAAAATGTAATTTAGCTTTAGATAGTTCATTAGTCTTGTTTCACAAATTAACGTATCCTATAACAGTAACATTTGATAAATTAACGGAGCTTTGTTTAAAACCATTTGGAATAGAACCAGTAAATGAAGCACAAGAAATTTATACAAAAGGTGAATTAGAAATGATAGTTAACCAAAGTATAGAAGATAAGGCAGATCAACTGCTACTTGCCAATGCTTTTCAGTTTGCGAGTAGTAAAGCAAGAGATATAATGATACATAGAAAAAAAATGGTTTGCATAGACGTAAATGCAACCCAAGAGCAAGTAATAAACATAATAACAAGTAATGGATACACTAGATACCCTGTAATAGATGAAGACAAGGATAATATTGTTGGTTTTGTTCATGTTAGAGATATTTACAGAGATATAGTTTCTGATAATAAATTAGATTTAAAGTCGTGTATAAGAGAAGTTAATAGTTTCACTGAAACAATGCATATAAAAAATATATTTAAAAGACTTAAAGATAAAAGAGAACAATTTGCAATTGTAGTTGATGAATATGGTGGGACTAGCGGATTACTTACATTAGAAGATATAATAGAAGAAATTGTTGGAGATATTCATGATGAGTTTGATCATGAGAATATTTAA
- a CDS encoding TIGR03943 family putative permease subunit — MEQEHVPIFLITGFLEGGKTTFINEIFKDPEFAEGEKITLIVCENGIEECENNILKENNVTVVHINSKEELTDSFLKDCNKEHKPTKVIIEYNGMWEYDIVANVEFPEGWEIAQVITPIDASTFEGYMSNMKSLLIEQFNDSDLIIFNRCNEKTDKLKFRNSVKAVNTKANMLFELENGEIDDNPLELPFDINGDVIEFEDYDFGVWYIDATESPEKYEGKSIKLKGIVATNPKYPKNIFAFGRNAMTCCEDDIAFLGILCQTEKPINFKGKEWIEIEAVIHKKFVAQEEREIPFLHVKNYKVVDEIEDELIYF, encoded by the coding sequence ATGGAACAGGAACATGTACCAATTTTTCTTATCACTGGTTTTTTAGAGGGCGGTAAAACAACTTTTATTAACGAAATATTTAAAGATCCAGAATTTGCTGAAGGTGAAAAGATTACTTTAATTGTTTGTGAAAATGGCATAGAAGAATGTGAAAATAATATTTTAAAAGAAAACAATGTGACAGTAGTACATATTAATAGTAAAGAAGAACTGACAGATTCATTTTTGAAGGACTGTAACAAAGAACATAAACCAACAAAAGTTATAATAGAATATAATGGAATGTGGGAATATGATATTGTAGCTAATGTAGAATTCCCAGAAGGATGGGAAATTGCTCAAGTTATAACACCTATTGATGCTTCTACTTTTGAGGGCTATATGAGTAATATGAAGTCTTTATTAATAGAACAATTTAATGATTCTGATTTAATTATATTTAATCGTTGTAATGAAAAGACAGATAAATTGAAATTTAGAAATAGTGTAAAAGCTGTTAATACAAAAGCAAATATGTTATTTGAATTAGAAAATGGTGAGATTGATGATAACCCATTAGAATTACCATTTGATATAAATGGAGATGTAATTGAGTTTGAAGATTATGATTTTGGGGTATGGTATATAGATGCAACTGAATCACCAGAAAAATATGAAGGTAAAAGTATAAAATTAAAAGGAATTGTAGCTACTAATCCTAAATATCCTAAAAATATTTTTGCTTTTGGCAGAAATGCGATGACGTGTTGTGAAGATGATATTGCTTTTTTAGGGATTCTATGTCAAACTGAGAAACCTATTAATTTTAAAGGTAAAGAATGGATTGAAATAGAAGCAGTAATTCATAAAAAATTCGTGGCTCAAGAGGAACGAGAAATTCCATTCTTACATGTTAAAAACTATAAAGTTGTAGATGAAATTGAAGATGAATTAATTTATTTTTAG
- a CDS encoding CobW family GTP-binding protein, whose product MTKIDIISGFLGAGKTTLIKKLIEEAYNGEKLMLIENEFGEIGIDGGFLNNSGVEITEMNSGCICCSLVGDFGTALKDALAKYSPDRIIIEPSGVGKLSDVIKAVENIEHEVDIKLNSSVAVVDAIKCKMYMDNFGEFFNNQIESANTIILSRSQKLSEEKLELVVSQIRQHNSSAHIITTNWEEISGKQIVTAMERENLLEKELLAEEKEHHHDEECSCGHDHDHEHQHQHHDKECDCGHNHNHGHHHADEVFTSWGVETPKKYSKEEINEILKFLSETSDYGIILRAKGIIPCTEGGWINFDLVPGEYEVRIGVADYTGRLCVIGTNLDKDKIEQLFHI is encoded by the coding sequence ATGACTAAAATAGATATTATATCAGGATTCCTTGGAGCAGGGAAAACTACTTTGATTAAAAAATTAATAGAAGAGGCTTATAACGGCGAAAAGTTAATGTTAATTGAAAATGAATTTGGAGAAATAGGAATTGATGGAGGCTTTTTAAATAATTCAGGAGTTGAAATTACTGAAATGAACTCAGGTTGTATTTGCTGTTCTTTAGTTGGTGATTTTGGAACTGCCCTTAAAGACGCATTAGCTAAATATTCACCAGATCGTATAATAATAGAACCATCAGGAGTTGGAAAATTATCTGATGTAATTAAAGCTGTAGAAAATATTGAGCATGAAGTTGATATTAAACTTAACAGTTCTGTTGCCGTAGTTGATGCAATAAAATGCAAGATGTATATGGATAACTTTGGAGAGTTTTTCAATAACCAAATTGAAAGTGCAAATACTATTATTTTAAGTCGTTCACAAAAACTTTCAGAGGAAAAATTAGAATTAGTTGTATCTCAAATAAGACAACATAATAGTAGTGCACATATTATCACTACAAATTGGGAAGAAATTAGCGGTAAACAAATTGTTACTGCAATGGAAAGAGAAAATTTACTTGAAAAAGAACTTTTAGCAGAAGAAAAAGAACATCATCATGATGAAGAGTGCTCTTGTGGACACGACCATGATCATGAACACCAACACCAACATCATGATAAAGAATGCGATTGTGGACACAACCACAATCATGGACATCACCATGCAGACGAAGTATTTACAAGCTGGGGCGTAGAAACACCTAAAAAGTATAGTAAAGAAGAAATAAATGAAATATTAAAATTTTTATCAGAAACTTCAGATTACGGTATTATTTTACGTGCAAAGGGTATAATACCTTGCACTGAAGGTGGATGGATTAATTTTGATTTAGTTCCAGGTGAATATGAAGTACGTATTGGTGTAGCTGATTATACTGGAAGATTATGTGTTATAGGTACAAATTTAGATAAAGATAAAATAGAACAATTATTTCACATATAG
- the uvsE gene encoding UV DNA damage repair endonuclease UvsE: MSIGYACLTIGVFSTNLKSCVLRNVNEEKLLDLISNNLNSLENIIDYNIKNNIKLFRISSDLIPFGSNSVNNISWWDIFFEKFQKIGTKIQENGMRVSMHPGQYTVLNSPSLDVVNRAIDDLKYHTRVLNSLGVSKANKIILHIGGVYNDKKQAINRFIDNYNNLEESIKERLVIENDDKSYNINDVLEIGTKLKIPVIFDNLHNYINSSEEEKSQIDWINECEKTWSIKDGYQKIHYSQQNIIKKPGSHSKSININEFISFYECLGRNDIDIMLEVKDKNLSAVKCINGTSIDKDIKVLEIEWSRYKYKVLESSPANYAKIRNLLKDKNNYPVIEFYNLIENAMETEITTGNVINAALHIWGYFKKNASEKEKISFLKIVDEYENGVASISKIKNSLWRMTIKYNEEYLLHSYYFVL; this comes from the coding sequence ATGAGTATAGGATATGCATGTTTAACTATTGGAGTTTTTAGTACTAATCTAAAAAGTTGTGTACTTAGGAATGTAAATGAAGAAAAACTGCTAGATTTAATTTCTAACAACTTAAATTCTCTTGAAAATATAATTGATTATAATATTAAAAACAATATTAAGCTTTTTAGGATTAGCTCTGATTTAATACCATTTGGATCAAACTCTGTAAATAATATTTCTTGGTGGGATATATTTTTTGAAAAGTTTCAAAAAATAGGTACAAAAATTCAAGAGAATGGAATGAGGGTATCAATGCATCCAGGACAATATACAGTATTGAATTCACCAAGTTTAGATGTTGTAAATAGAGCAATTGATGATTTGAAGTATCATACTAGAGTATTAAATAGCCTTGGGGTAAGCAAGGCAAACAAAATTATATTACATATAGGTGGAGTATATAATGATAAAAAACAGGCAATTAATAGATTTATAGATAACTACAATAATTTAGAGGAATCAATAAAAGAAAGACTTGTTATTGAAAATGATGATAAATCTTATAATATTAATGATGTCTTAGAAATAGGAACTAAATTAAAGATTCCAGTTATTTTTGATAATTTACATAATTATATTAATTCTTCAGAAGAAGAAAAGAGCCAAATAGATTGGATTAATGAATGCGAAAAAACCTGGAGTATAAAGGATGGATATCAAAAAATCCATTATTCACAGCAGAATATTATAAAGAAACCTGGATCTCATTCAAAGAGTATAAACATTAATGAATTTATAAGTTTTTATGAATGCTTAGGGCGAAATGATATTGATATAATGCTTGAGGTTAAGGATAAAAATCTTTCGGCGGTAAAATGTATTAATGGGACATCTATAGATAAAGACATTAAAGTACTTGAAATTGAATGGAGTAGGTATAAATACAAAGTTTTAGAAAGCTCACCTGCTAATTATGCAAAAATACGAAATTTGCTTAAGGATAAAAATAACTATCCAGTTATCGAATTCTATAATTTAATAGAAAATGCAATGGAGACGGAAATTACAACCGGTAATGTAATAAATGCTGCATTGCATATTTGGGGTTATTTTAAAAAAAATGCTTCGGAAAAGGAAAAAATAAGCTTCCTGAAAATTGTTGATGAATATGAAAATGGAGTTGCATCCATTAGTAAAATTAAGAATAGTTTATGGAGAATGACCATTAAATATAACGAGGAATATCTTTTACATTCTTATTATTTTGTACTCTAA
- a CDS encoding GNAT family N-acetyltransferase — MIQIKEGINKFYLGDTLENTIAEVTYVYDNEDTIIIDHTFVSNELRGQSVGKQLIRKVVDFARQENKKIIPQCSFAKKEFIKNEEYNDVLFNDQI; from the coding sequence ATGATTCAAATTAAAGAAGGTATCAATAAATTTTATTTAGGTGATACTTTAGAAAATACCATAGCAGAGGTAACTTACGTATATGATAACGAAGATACTATTATAATAGATCATACATTTGTCTCAAATGAGTTACGTGGTCAAAGTGTTGGTAAACAATTAATAAGAAAAGTTGTTGATTTTGCAAGACAAGAAAACAAAAAAATAATACCACAATGTTCATTTGCAAAAAAAGAATTCATTAAAAACGAAGAATATAATGATGTATTATTTAATGATCAAATTTAA
- a CDS encoding EAL domain-containing protein gives MKLTFRVKLFLYFLAIILVTSIPIALMTYNYMYNSLKNDLFSNNQSQMVQIDKNFSNMIKRIKEDTNLLATSADIKKADQSIVALFNIKNIETNKKYSSQIPGIESAIYSHLKDYGTTHLQTTYVYIGTKWGGYVQWPDGLGTSTFDPRERPWYAPALANSNQVSISAPYTSAIDNSNNVIITASTAIKNESQDIVGVVGIDVSLDKISEMINNIKIGDNGYIFLFLKDGTILAHPNNALNFKNISKLNELGDTYGQTGDSFENYNKFIAEDNGNFETVINGEPVLVNVYTSPYTGWKMASVIEKKELISKANQIGYLIISITLCIIIIVIGITIIITKRLTKPIIELMPLMNAAGNGNLDVQSNINTNDEFGELGKSFNLMIGNLRASYDELTAVYEELLATEEEIKAQYDELQCSEEALKNSDERYKIALDGSNDSIWEWDLVTGKFFVSEKLYDITGYKLEENIDFIKLIMELCHPDDIEMVKKDFENHINNITSIYKSEFRVKISDGSYVWILSRGKALRNSENKVIKIAGSITDISGRKIAQDKIKFMAYYDSLTKLPNRTSFMDKLNEQLELINSKNVEGAVFFIDLDNFKNINDAMGHDYGDKLLIYVAKQFESLIDEKDIICRLGGDEFILLHPYANESEVEFYAKKIISLFNKTFIIDNKQMYITASMGVALYPRDGTDTSTILKNADSAMYKAKELGKNRFVLFDPEMYLNLKRKTCIERIIRTAIENNELSINYQPQYDAQNNEIFGFEALLRLNSKELGFISPLEFIPIAEQCGYITKLSLWVINESCKQSVKWLNAGYKFKSISINISSVDLQQADFLENVKDILKNTCINPKIVELEITETVLMQSLDSSIKILKKLMDMGIRIALDDFGTGYSSLSYLRKIPISTLKIDKSFIDNITSNKKEESIINNIIQMAHSLDLKVVAEGVEIKDQLSILKERNCNYIQGYYFSKPLPPCEIEKLFK, from the coding sequence ATGAAACTTACTTTTAGAGTGAAATTATTTTTATATTTTCTGGCAATTATATTAGTTACATCTATTCCAATAGCATTAATGACTTATAACTATATGTATAATTCACTAAAAAATGATTTGTTTTCAAATAATCAATCTCAAATGGTGCAAATAGATAAGAATTTTTCTAACATGATTAAACGAATAAAGGAAGATACTAATTTATTAGCAACTTCTGCAGATATAAAAAAAGCTGACCAATCTATAGTAGCTTTATTTAACATAAAAAATATTGAAACAAATAAAAAATATTCATCACAAATTCCAGGGATAGAAAGTGCTATTTACAGTCACTTGAAGGACTATGGGACAACTCATTTACAAACAACATATGTATATATTGGAACTAAATGGGGAGGCTATGTGCAGTGGCCAGACGGATTAGGAACAAGTACATTTGATCCTAGAGAAAGACCATGGTATGCTCCAGCTTTAGCTAATTCGAATCAAGTATCAATTTCCGCACCATACACTTCTGCAATTGATAATAGTAATAATGTAATAATAACGGCTTCTACTGCTATAAAAAATGAATCCCAAGATATCGTAGGTGTAGTGGGTATTGATGTAAGTTTAGACAAAATATCAGAGATGATAAATAATATTAAAATTGGCGATAATGGTTATATTTTTCTTTTCTTAAAAGATGGTACAATATTAGCTCATCCAAATAATGCTTTGAATTTTAAAAATATTTCAAAGCTAAATGAGTTAGGTGATACATATGGACAAACAGGAGACTCCTTTGAAAATTACAATAAGTTTATAGCAGAAGATAATGGTAACTTTGAAACTGTCATAAATGGAGAGCCTGTGCTAGTTAATGTTTATACGTCTCCCTATACAGGATGGAAAATGGCTTCAGTTATAGAAAAAAAGGAACTTATAAGTAAAGCGAATCAAATTGGTTATTTAATAATAAGTATAACGCTTTGCATAATAATAATAGTAATAGGTATTACTATTATTATTACAAAAAGATTAACCAAACCGATTATTGAACTGATGCCTTTAATGAATGCTGCTGGAAATGGAAACCTTGATGTTCAGTCTAATATTAATACTAATGACGAATTTGGAGAACTGGGAAAGTCATTTAACTTAATGATTGGCAATTTAAGAGCAAGCTATGACGAATTAACAGCGGTATACGAAGAATTATTAGCAACAGAAGAAGAAATTAAAGCACAATATGATGAACTACAATGTAGTGAGGAAGCTTTGAAAAATAGCGATGAGAGGTATAAAATTGCATTAGATGGTTCTAATGATTCAATTTGGGAGTGGGATTTAGTTACCGGAAAATTTTTTGTTTCTGAAAAATTATATGATATTACAGGCTATAAATTAGAAGAAAATATTGATTTTATTAAATTGATTATGGAATTATGTCATCCAGATGACATAGAGATGGTAAAAAAAGATTTTGAAAATCATATCAATAATATAACCTCAATTTATAAATCTGAATTTAGGGTTAAAATTAGTGACGGTTCTTATGTATGGATATTATCTAGAGGTAAAGCTTTAAGAAATTCAGAAAATAAAGTGATAAAAATTGCAGGTTCGATTACAGATATTTCAGGGAGGAAAATTGCACAAGACAAAATAAAATTTATGGCTTATTATGATTCTCTTACTAAACTTCCAAATAGAACGTCTTTCATGGATAAACTAAATGAGCAATTAGAATTGATCAATAGCAAAAATGTAGAAGGAGCTGTATTTTTTATAGATTTAGATAATTTTAAAAATATAAACGATGCAATGGGTCATGATTATGGTGATAAACTTCTTATATACGTGGCAAAACAATTTGAGAGTTTAATAGATGAAAAAGACATTATATGTAGATTAGGTGGAGATGAATTTATATTACTTCATCCTTATGCAAATGAATCTGAAGTAGAATTTTATGCAAAAAAAATAATATCTTTATTTAACAAAACTTTTATAATTGATAATAAACAAATGTATATTACAGCAAGTATGGGAGTAGCTTTGTATCCAAGGGATGGAACTGATACAAGTACTATTTTGAAAAATGCAGATTCAGCAATGTATAAAGCAAAAGAATTGGGGAAGAATAGATTTGTTCTCTTTGATCCAGAAATGTACTTGAATCTAAAGAGAAAAACTTGCATAGAAAGAATCATTAGAACAGCAATTGAAAATAATGAGCTAAGTATTAATTATCAGCCACAATATGATGCACAGAATAACGAAATATTCGGATTTGAAGCTTTGCTTAGACTAAATAGTAAAGAATTAGGATTTATATCTCCGTTAGAATTCATTCCTATAGCTGAACAGTGTGGATATATAACTAAGTTAAGTTTATGGGTAATTAATGAGTCTTGCAAACAAAGTGTAAAATGGCTTAATGCAGGTTATAAGTTTAAAAGTATAAGTATTAATATTTCTTCAGTTGACTTGCAACAAGCAGATTTTTTAGAAAATGTTAAAGATATTTTAAAAAATACATGTATTAATCCAAAGATTGTTGAACTTGAAATTACTGAAACAGTTCTTATGCAGTCACTTGATTCTAGTATAAAGATATTAAAAAAATTAATGGATATGGGTATTAGAATTGCACTTGATGATTTTGGTACGGGGTATTCTTCCTTGAGCTATCTTAGAAAAATTCCTATAAGCACTTTAAAAATTGATAAGTCCTTTATAGATAATATTACTTCGAATAAAAAGGAAGAATCAATTATTAATAATATTATTCAAATGGCACATAGCTTGGATTTAAAAGTTGTAGCTGAAGGTGTGGAAATAAAAGATCAGCTTTCAATTCTTAAAGAAAGAAACTGTAACTATATTCAGGGATATTACTTTAGCAAACCACTTCCGCCTTGTGAAATTGAAAAATTATTTAAATAA
- a CDS encoding rubredoxin-like domain-containing protein, which yields MKKLFKCTICGFISEGEEAPEKCPKCLQGKDKFVELSTEDADKIYQSDRTNDIHMEIIALTDKIAVLCKEGLDIKLDPNCVGVFEKAKNESWTIKQRSKAELAGHMTNGKW from the coding sequence ATGAAAAAGTTATTTAAATGTACTATTTGTGGATTTATAAGTGAAGGTGAGGAAGCTCCTGAAAAATGTCCAAAATGTCTTCAAGGTAAGGATAAATTTGTTGAATTAAGTACTGAAGATGCTGATAAAATTTATCAATCAGATAGAACTAATGATATTCATATGGAAATCATTGCTTTAACTGATAAAATTGCTGTTCTTTGCAAGGAAGGTCTTGATATTAAATTAGATCCTAATTGTGTAGGAGTTTTTGAAAAAGCAAAAAATGAATCTTGGACTATAAAGCAAAGATCAAAAGCAGAACTAGCAGGCCACATGACTAACGGTAAGTGGTAG